The segment AAGTCGAACAGACACCGGTGATGGGAGCCGCCACAACACCATGAAAATCCTGCTTGACATACGGTATTTTCATGGTATTCATGAGTAATGATCCAGCGCAAACACATCCTCGCGGAAATCAAGGCTGCACTTACCAGAAGTCATATTGTTGTGATGGCAGGCCCGCGCCAATGCGGCAAAACCACTTTGGCCCGCGAACTGTTACCGGAGGATTCCGTCAACTATTTCGATCTGGAAGACCCGGCCAGCCTTGGCAGACTGGAACAACCCATGACGGCACTTGATCCGCTTCGGGGGCTGGTGGTGATCGATGAGGTGCAGCGCCGCCCTGATCTGTTCCCGGTTTTGCGTGTCCTTGCCGACCGCCGGGACCAA is part of the Pseudomonadota bacterium genome and harbors:
- a CDS encoding AAA family ATPase; the encoded protein is MIQRKHILAEIKAALTRSHIVVMAGPRQCGKTTLARELLPEDSVNYFDLEDPASLGRLEQPMTALDPLRGLVVIDEVQRRPDLFPVLRVLADRRDQPAQFLILGSASGELLRQTSESLAGRMERVTIGGFNLRELGIKEGQRLW